One Prunus dulcis chromosome 7, ALMONDv2, whole genome shotgun sequence DNA segment encodes these proteins:
- the LOC117633567 gene encoding 7-methyl-GTP pyrophosphatase isoform X3 produces MSFQIILGSASMARRKILAEMGYEFTILTADIDEKSIRMDKPEELVMVLAEAKADAIISRLQSTSQPDEDAHATLLITADTVVVYEGIIREKPSSKEEAWNFIKGYSGGQAAVIGSVFVTNLKTGKRKGGCCRAEVYFHVIPEEIIDSLRRELHSMSRGV; encoded by the exons ATGTCATTTCAG ATAATATTGGGTTCGGCTTCAATGGCACGACGGAAAATACTAGCGGAGATGGGATATGAATTCACCATCCTG ACTGCAGACATAGACGAAAAAAGTATAAGGATGGATAAGCCTGAGGAATTGGTGATGGTTCTAGCTGAGGCCAAA gcAGATGCCATAATTTCAAGGCTTCAAAGTACAAGTCAGCCGGATGAAGATGCTCATGCAACACTGTTGATTACTGCGGACACA GTGGTGGTGTATGAAGGGATAATAAGGGAAAAACCATCCAGCAAGGAAGAAGCATGGAATTTTATCAAAG GCTATTCTGGCGGCCAAGCAGCAGTTATAGGATCTGTATTTGTGACCAACCTTaaaacaggaaaaagaaaaggaggatGTTGCAGAGCGGAG GTTTATTTTCATGTCATACCAGAGGAGATTATTGATAGCCTG AGGAGGGAATTACACTCGATGTCGCGGGGGGTTTGA
- the LOC117633568 gene encoding protein RADIALIS-like 3: MSKLSSPQTSLTWTAKQNKLFENALATYDEETPDRWHKIARIVGGTTEEEVKRQYEILLSDIKRIESGKVPLPKYRKVGASNISNEEKRLKILKL, encoded by the exons ATGAGCAAGCTTTCTTCCCCGCAAACCAGTTTGACTTGGACagccaaacaaaacaaattgttCGAAAACGCTCTGGCAACATATGATGAGGAAACCCCTGATCGTTGGCACAAGATAGCCAGGATTGTTGGAGGGACGACTGAAGAGGAAGTGAAGAGGCAGTATGAGATCCTTCTATCAGACATCAAGCGCATTGAGTCAGGCAAAGTTCCCCTCCCTAAGTATCGGAAAGTTGGAGCAAGTAACATCAGCAATGAAGAAAAGAG GCTGAAGATCCTAAAGCTCTAA
- the LOC117633567 gene encoding 7-methyl-GTP pyrophosphatase isoform X2 yields MSFQIILGSASMARRKILAEMGYEFTILTADIDEKSIRMDKPEELVMVLAEAKADAIISRLQSTSQPDEDAHATLLITADTVVVYEGIIREKPSSKEEAWNFIKGYSGGQAAVIGSVFVTNLKTGKRKGGCCRAEVGTTDTVMGLPKELTEKLIHEALQLM; encoded by the exons ATGTCATTTCAG ATAATATTGGGTTCGGCTTCAATGGCACGACGGAAAATACTAGCGGAGATGGGATATGAATTCACCATCCTG ACTGCAGACATAGACGAAAAAAGTATAAGGATGGATAAGCCTGAGGAATTGGTGATGGTTCTAGCTGAGGCCAAA gcAGATGCCATAATTTCAAGGCTTCAAAGTACAAGTCAGCCGGATGAAGATGCTCATGCAACACTGTTGATTACTGCGGACACA GTGGTGGTGTATGAAGGGATAATAAGGGAAAAACCATCCAGCAAGGAAGAAGCATGGAATTTTATCAAAG GCTATTCTGGCGGCCAAGCAGCAGTTATAGGATCTGTATTTGTGACCAACCTTaaaacaggaaaaagaaaaggaggatGTTGCAGAGCGGAG GTAGGGACGACTGACACGGTGATGGGGCTACCTAAAGAACTCACAGAAAAACTCATTCATGAAGCACTCCAACTGATGTAG
- the LOC117634554 gene encoding pyridine nucleotide-disulfide oxidoreductase domain-containing protein 2-like isoform X1, which produces MLWRRAFSTTAAKRHLTAKKWDALIIGAGHNGLVSSAYLARAGLSVAVLERRHVIGGAAVTEEIIPGFKFTRCSYLYGLFRPSIARELELTRHGLKLLKPLASSFTPCLDGRYLLLGLNQEQDHLEISKFSKRDADAYTSYENQLHRFQKFVDFVLDSRTPETFPCEHSSIYDGLRNKWHKSAFWARCLQQVLSLGQKDMVEFVDLLLSPTSKYLNKRFESDILKGTLAVEAIVGSMVSIHNSGSGYVLLHHVMGEVDGDHNIWSHVEGGMGSVSLAISNAAKEAGVHIVTNAEVSQVMIGDTGIVNGVCLADGTQVHSSVVLSNATPYKTFMELVPQDFLPSDFLHAIKNSDYSSGTTKINVAVDRLPQFQCCKSSNPEVGPQHTASIRIGTESMGEIDTACQEAWNGLPSRRPVMEMTIPSSLDNTISPPGKHVVSLFTQYTPYKPSDGSWEDPKYRELYARRCFNLIDEYAPGFSSSVIGYDMLAPPDLEREIGLTGGNVFHGAMGLDSLFLMRPVKGWSGNRTPVRGLYMCGSGSHPGGGVMGAPGRNAAHIVLEDVQKRSH; this is translated from the exons ATGTTGTGGCGAAGAGCCTTCAGCACCACCGCCGCCAAGCGCCACCTCACGGCCAAGAAATGGGATGCGCTGATCATCGGCGCCGGCCACAACGGCTTGGTCTCCTCGGCTTACCTGGCCCGAGCCGGCCTCTCCGTCGCCGTCCTCGAGCGCCGCCACGTCATCGGAGGCGCAGCCGTCACTGAGGAGATCATCCCCGGCTTCAAGTTCACTCGCTGCAGCTACCTCTATGGCCTCTTCCGCCCCTCCATCGCCAG GGAACTGGAATTGACGAGACATGGATTGAAGCTGTTGAAGCCTTTGGCTTCATCGTTCACACCATGTCTTGATGGGCGTTATCTGCTCTTGGGCCTCAACCAGGAACAAGACCACTTGGAAATTTCGAAGTTCTCAAAACGAGACGCAGATGCTTATACAAG CTACGAAAATCAGCTGCATAGGTTCCAAAAATTtgtggattttgttttggattcaCGTACCCCTGAAACTTTCCCCTGTGAACATTCCTCTATCTATGATGGCCTCCGGAATAAGTGGCACAAATCAGCTTTTTGGGCTCGTTGTCTGCAACAAGTTCTGTCTTTAGGCCAAAAAGATATGGT GGAATTTGTGGATCTTTTGTTGTCCCCAACTTCAAAGTATCTGAATAAGCGGTTTGAG TCGGATATACTCAAGGGAACACTTGCAGTAGAAGCTATCGTTGGAAGTATG GTAAGTATCCATAATTCTGGGAGTGGATACGTTCTGCTACATCATGTCATGGGTGAAGTTGATGGTGATCATAATATTTGGTC GCATGTTGAAGGCGGGATGGGTTCTGTATCATTGGCCATAAGTAATGCTGCGAAAGAAGCTGGGGTTCATATTGTCACCAATGCAGAG GTTTCACAAGTGATGATTGGAGACACAGGCATAGTGAATGGG GTATGCCTGGCTGATGGGACACAAGTGCATTCTTCAGTTGTTTTATCAAATGCAACTCCCTACAAGACTTTCATG GAGCTGGTGCCCCAAGATTTTCTTCCCAGCGACTTTCTTCATGCTATAAAGAACTCTGACTACAGCTCT ggaacaacaaaaattaatgttGCTGTTGATAGATTGCCTCAGTTCCAATGTTGCAAATCGAGTAATCCAGAAGTGGGTCCTCAGCATACAGCTAGTATTCGCATTGGTACTGAGAG TATGGGGGAAATTGATACAGCTTGTCAGGAGGCTTGGAATGGCTTACCATCAAGGAGACCTGTTATGGAAATGACAATTCCTTCTTCATTGGATAACACTATATCTCCTCCTG GTAAGCATGTGGTTAGCTTGTTTACACAATACACACCCTACAAACCCTCAGATGGTAGCTGGGAAGATCCTAAATACAGA GAATTATATGCACGCAGATGTTTTAACTTGATTGATGAATATGCCCCTGGGTTCAGTTCATCAGTCATTGGCTATGACATGTTGGCACCACCTGATCTAGAAAGGGAAATTGGTCTTACAG GGGGTAATGTTTTTCATGGTGCTATGGGTCTAGATTCACTTTTCCTGATGCGACCTGTTAAAGGATG GTCTGGCAATCGAACACCGGTGAGAGGACTCTATATGTGTGGGAGTGGATCCCATCCAGGAGGCGGTGTGATGGGAGCTCCTGGGCGTAATGCTGCACACATTGTTCTTGAGGATGTTCAGAAGCGATCTCATTAG
- the LOC117633567 gene encoding 7-methyl-GTP pyrophosphatase isoform X1: MSFQIILGSASMARRKILAEMGYEFTILTADIDEKSIRMDKPEELVMVLAEAKADAIISRLQSTSQPDEDAHATLLITADTVVVYEGIIREKPSSKEEAWNFIKGYSGGQAAVIGSVFVTNLKTGKRKGGCCRAEVYFHVIPEEIIDSLIEEGITLDVAGGLMLEHPLISPFVEAVVGTTDTVMGLPKELTEKLIHEALQLM, encoded by the exons ATGTCATTTCAG ATAATATTGGGTTCGGCTTCAATGGCACGACGGAAAATACTAGCGGAGATGGGATATGAATTCACCATCCTG ACTGCAGACATAGACGAAAAAAGTATAAGGATGGATAAGCCTGAGGAATTGGTGATGGTTCTAGCTGAGGCCAAA gcAGATGCCATAATTTCAAGGCTTCAAAGTACAAGTCAGCCGGATGAAGATGCTCATGCAACACTGTTGATTACTGCGGACACA GTGGTGGTGTATGAAGGGATAATAAGGGAAAAACCATCCAGCAAGGAAGAAGCATGGAATTTTATCAAAG GCTATTCTGGCGGCCAAGCAGCAGTTATAGGATCTGTATTTGTGACCAACCTTaaaacaggaaaaagaaaaggaggatGTTGCAGAGCGGAG GTTTATTTTCATGTCATACCAGAGGAGATTATTGATAGCCTG ATAGAGGAGGGAATTACACTCGATGTCGCGGGGGGTTTGATGCTGGAACATCCACTGATATCTCCTTTTGTAGAAGCAGTG GTAGGGACGACTGACACGGTGATGGGGCTACCTAAAGAACTCACAGAAAAACTCATTCATGAAGCACTCCAACTGATGTAG
- the LOC117634554 gene encoding pyridine nucleotide-disulfide oxidoreductase domain-containing protein 2-like isoform X2: MLWRRAFSTTAAKRHLTAKKWDALIIGAGHNGLVSSAYLARAGLSVAVLERRHVIGGAAVTEEIIPGFKFTRCSYLYGLFRPSIARELELTRHGLKLLKPLASSFTPCLDGRYLLLGLNQEQDHLEISKFSKRDADAYTSYENQLHRFQKFVDFVLDSRTPETFPCEHSSIYDGLRNKWHKSAFWARCLQQVLSLGQKDMVEFVDLLLSPTSKYLNKRFESDILKGTLAVEAIVGSMVSIHNSGSGYVLLHHVMGEVDGDHNIWSHVEGGMGSVSLAISNAAKEAGVHIVTNAEVCLADGTQVHSSVVLSNATPYKTFMELVPQDFLPSDFLHAIKNSDYSSGTTKINVAVDRLPQFQCCKSSNPEVGPQHTASIRIGTESMGEIDTACQEAWNGLPSRRPVMEMTIPSSLDNTISPPGKHVVSLFTQYTPYKPSDGSWEDPKYRELYARRCFNLIDEYAPGFSSSVIGYDMLAPPDLEREIGLTGGNVFHGAMGLDSLFLMRPVKGWSGNRTPVRGLYMCGSGSHPGGGVMGAPGRNAAHIVLEDVQKRSH; the protein is encoded by the exons ATGTTGTGGCGAAGAGCCTTCAGCACCACCGCCGCCAAGCGCCACCTCACGGCCAAGAAATGGGATGCGCTGATCATCGGCGCCGGCCACAACGGCTTGGTCTCCTCGGCTTACCTGGCCCGAGCCGGCCTCTCCGTCGCCGTCCTCGAGCGCCGCCACGTCATCGGAGGCGCAGCCGTCACTGAGGAGATCATCCCCGGCTTCAAGTTCACTCGCTGCAGCTACCTCTATGGCCTCTTCCGCCCCTCCATCGCCAG GGAACTGGAATTGACGAGACATGGATTGAAGCTGTTGAAGCCTTTGGCTTCATCGTTCACACCATGTCTTGATGGGCGTTATCTGCTCTTGGGCCTCAACCAGGAACAAGACCACTTGGAAATTTCGAAGTTCTCAAAACGAGACGCAGATGCTTATACAAG CTACGAAAATCAGCTGCATAGGTTCCAAAAATTtgtggattttgttttggattcaCGTACCCCTGAAACTTTCCCCTGTGAACATTCCTCTATCTATGATGGCCTCCGGAATAAGTGGCACAAATCAGCTTTTTGGGCTCGTTGTCTGCAACAAGTTCTGTCTTTAGGCCAAAAAGATATGGT GGAATTTGTGGATCTTTTGTTGTCCCCAACTTCAAAGTATCTGAATAAGCGGTTTGAG TCGGATATACTCAAGGGAACACTTGCAGTAGAAGCTATCGTTGGAAGTATG GTAAGTATCCATAATTCTGGGAGTGGATACGTTCTGCTACATCATGTCATGGGTGAAGTTGATGGTGATCATAATATTTGGTC GCATGTTGAAGGCGGGATGGGTTCTGTATCATTGGCCATAAGTAATGCTGCGAAAGAAGCTGGGGTTCATATTGTCACCAATGCAGAG GTATGCCTGGCTGATGGGACACAAGTGCATTCTTCAGTTGTTTTATCAAATGCAACTCCCTACAAGACTTTCATG GAGCTGGTGCCCCAAGATTTTCTTCCCAGCGACTTTCTTCATGCTATAAAGAACTCTGACTACAGCTCT ggaacaacaaaaattaatgttGCTGTTGATAGATTGCCTCAGTTCCAATGTTGCAAATCGAGTAATCCAGAAGTGGGTCCTCAGCATACAGCTAGTATTCGCATTGGTACTGAGAG TATGGGGGAAATTGATACAGCTTGTCAGGAGGCTTGGAATGGCTTACCATCAAGGAGACCTGTTATGGAAATGACAATTCCTTCTTCATTGGATAACACTATATCTCCTCCTG GTAAGCATGTGGTTAGCTTGTTTACACAATACACACCCTACAAACCCTCAGATGGTAGCTGGGAAGATCCTAAATACAGA GAATTATATGCACGCAGATGTTTTAACTTGATTGATGAATATGCCCCTGGGTTCAGTTCATCAGTCATTGGCTATGACATGTTGGCACCACCTGATCTAGAAAGGGAAATTGGTCTTACAG GGGGTAATGTTTTTCATGGTGCTATGGGTCTAGATTCACTTTTCCTGATGCGACCTGTTAAAGGATG GTCTGGCAATCGAACACCGGTGAGAGGACTCTATATGTGTGGGAGTGGATCCCATCCAGGAGGCGGTGTGATGGGAGCTCCTGGGCGTAATGCTGCACACATTGTTCTTGAGGATGTTCAGAAGCGATCTCATTAG